A DNA window from Alligator mississippiensis isolate rAllMis1 chromosome 11, rAllMis1, whole genome shotgun sequence contains the following coding sequences:
- the TUBB gene encoding tubulin beta chain, whose protein sequence is MREIVHIQAGQCGNQIGAKFWEVISDEHGIDPTGTYHGDSDLQLDRISVYYNEATGGKYVPRAILVDLEPGTMDSVRSGPFGQIFRPDNFVFGQSGAGNNWAKGHYTEGAELVDSVLDVVRKEAESCDCLQGFQLTHSLGGGTGSGMGTLLISKIREEYPDRIMNTFSVVPSPKVSDTVVEPYNATLSVHQLVENTDETYCIDNEALYDICFRTLKLTTPTYGDLNHLVSATMSGVTTCLRFPGQLNADLRKLAVNMVPFPRLHFFMPGFAPLTSRGSQQYRALTVPELTQQVFDAKNMMAACDPRHGRYLTVAAVFRGRMSMKEVDEQMLNVQNKNSSYFVEWIPNNVKTAVCDIPPRGLKMAVTFIGNSTAIQELFKRISEQFTAMFRRKAFLHWYTGEGMDEMEFTEAESNMNDLVSEYQQYQDATAEEEEDFGEEAEEEA, encoded by the exons ATGAGGGAAATTGTGCACATCCAAGCCGGCCAATGCGGTAACCAGATCGGCGCCAAG TTCTGGGAGGTGATCAGTGACGAGCACGGCATTGACCCCACTGGCACGTACCACGGCGACAGCGACCTCCAGCTGGACCGCATCAGTGTTTACTACAATGAGGCCACAG GTGGTAAATATGTCCCCCGTGCCATCTTGGTTGACCTGGAACCCGGCACCATGGACTCAGTCCGGTCCGGTCCTTTTGGCCAGATCTTCCGACCGGACAACTTTGTCTTTG GTCAGAGTGGAGCCGGGAACAACTGGGCCAAGGGGCACTACACAGAAGGGGCTGAGCTGGTAGACTCAGTCCTGGATGTGGTAAGGAAAGAGGCAGAGAGCTGTGACTGCCTCCAGGGTTTCCAGCTCACCCACTCACTGGGCGGAGGCACAGGCTCTGGCATGGGTACCTTGCTCATCAGCAAGATCCGGGAGGAATATCCAGACCGTATCATGAATACCTTCAGTGTAGTGCCCTCACCTAAGGTCTCGGACACAGTGGTAGAGCCCTACAATGCCACCTTGTCAGTCCACCAGCTGGTGGAGAACACTGATGAGACCTACTGCATCGACAATGAGGCTCTCTACGACATCTGCTTCCGCACCCTCAAACTGACCACACCTACCTACGGTGACCTCAACCACCTTGTGTCAGCCACCATGAGTGGAGTCACCACCTGCCTCCGTTTCCCAGGCCAACTCAATGCTGACCTCCGTAAGTTGGCTGTCAACATGGTCCCTTTCCCTCGTCTCCACTTCTTCATGCCTGGCTTTGCCCCCCTCACCAGCCGTGGGAGCCAGCAGTACCGGGCCCTCACAGTCCCCGAGCTGACCCAGCAGGTATTTGATGCCAAGAACATGATGGCTGCCTGTGACCCCCGCCACGGACGCTACCTCACGGTGGCTGCTGTCTTCCGGGGCCGCATGTCCATGAAGGAGGTGGACGAACAGATGCTGAATGTCCAGAACAAGAACTCGAGCTACTTCGTGGAGTGGATCCCCAACAATGTCAAGACGGCTGTGTGTGACATCCCACCCCGGGGCCTCAAGATGGCTGTCACCTTCATTGGCAACAGCACAGCCATCCAGGAGCTCTTCAAGCGCATCTCAGAGCAGTTCACAGCCATGTTCCGCCGCAAGGCTTTCCTCCATTGGTACACAGGCGAGGGCATGGATGAGATGGAGTTCACAGAAGCTGAAAGCAACATGAATGACCTGGTGTCTGAGTACCAGCAATACCAGGATGCCACTGCCGAGGAAGAGGAGGACTTCggtgaggaggctgaggaggaagcTTGA